The Triticum aestivum cultivar Chinese Spring chromosome 6D, IWGSC CS RefSeq v2.1, whole genome shotgun sequence genomic sequence TCTTATTTGACTCACTGTAATTGGGTACATGCTCACATTTTTTTTTCTCATGAAGAAACAATGCAACCGGAACTCCTTTTCTGATTCCGAGCTCAAATGCTCATTGATCAACAGTAAAATCGAAAATAATAGTAAAAAGATCTACCACAAATCCTTTTTTTTTTGTATACTTTGACAGATGTTTTGTATGCCTGACAAATTTCAGCATGAAATAACTTTTGTGCAAGtgatggcaaaaaaacaaaatcaacaCTCCAAAATGTTTTCAAAGCTAGCATTTTTGGAGCATAAAATATTCTTTTGCCATGACTTCTAGGAATGTCAAGCGAGGGTTCAGGTGCGCTGATGTAGCCCTCCTGCCCCTACACTTCCGATGACCCTAACTTTATCGAGGTCATGGAAAGAACCCTCGGAGACAGACTCAGAGTTGGAGTATCCCGAGGAGGAGGACAatctttcttttccctttttccaCCCCCACCAATACTGCCGCATCATTCGTGTGAGATCATTACAAACCGATGCCGGCAACTAGAACATACTCATTACATATGTGGGAATAGCCTGTGCAACTGCTTTAATTAATAACTCCTTGTTGCCAACTGACATGTATTGCTCACTCCAATCAACTAGCCTCTTTGCTTAGACTCGCCTGAACTGTTTCAAACATACCTTTATTCATTTTCCCATCTGGAACCGGTAGTCCCAAATTTTTGGGGTCAAACACTTGTTGAGATATGTCAAGAATTCCTTTCACGTTCTCCACCACCGCACCAGGACAATTGTCAGAAAAGAGGATGAATCACTTTGAGGGGTTTATGAGTTGCCCTGTCGATGAAGAATAAGTGTTCAACAAACCTTTAACTAACATTGCATGATGTTGTGAGGCTTCAAAATATAAAAGGGAATCATCTGCAAATAATAAATGGGTGATAGTGGGCGCCCTTCGACATATTGCCACACCCTTGAAGCCCTCCTTCTCCACAGACTTATGTACCAAAGCAGATAAGGCATCAACAACAAATAGGAATAAGAAAGGTGACAAGGGATCACCTTGGCGAAGACCCCTTTTAGGTATGAAGGAATTCAATATCTTCCCATTGATTTTTACTGAATACTTTACAGATCTCACACAAGCCATAACAAGAGAAATCCACCATGCGGAAAAACCCCATTTAACTAAAGCACCTTCCAAAAAGTCTCAAccgacacgatcataggcattcgagagatccaatttatatgcacaaaGAGGTGACAAGGCTATCATGTTTGTCGCTGTTGGAAATAATTTATCGGTATCCAGTGATTCCTCTATATTATCCACACTGTTTTTTTAGGTGAATGTGTCAGTATCCGTAATTTTGATTCATTTGACGAGTTTCGATTATGAACTTGGATGTTGGAGTATTCTGAACTCGATAATCTCCTTGTCATATTTATCATGTTGTTATGTTCTCCAACTTATTTTCCTCATTCTTGAACGAAGCGataaaaagaaagaagcaataaaaCATGACGTGGCATGAGACTGACGGGTGGGAGCCCacctgtttttcttttctttcttttttcgagGGAAAGGAGCTCACCGGCCTCAGACCAGAAGATCAGATCAGACCCACGCAACATCACTTCCCcattccctcgccgccgccgccgccccgtcgatCTCCTCCAAAGCGGCGGCGCCGCCATGCTCCGGCTCCGCCACACCGTCCTCTCCCAGCTCCTCTCGTCTTCCCCCGCCTCTCCCATCTCCCACCTCAGCCGCCTCTTCTCCGCCGTCTCCCCGAACCCTAGCTTCGCCGTGGAGGAGTATCTCGTCGCCACCTGCGGCCTCACCCGACCCCAGGCCCTCAAGGCCTCCGCCAAGCTCTCCCACCTCAAGTCCCCCGCCAATCCCGACGCCGTCCTCGCCTTCCTCACCGGCCtcggcctctccggcgccgacgtcgccgccctcgtcgccaaGGACCCGCAGTTCCTCTGCGCCAAAGTGGAGAGAACCCTGGCCCCCGTCGTCGCTGGGCTCACCGGCCTCGGCCTGTCACGTTCTGACATCGCGCACCTCGTCTCGCTCTCCCGTGACAAATTCCGATGTAGATCCATGGTCTCAAATCTGCAGTACTTCCTGCACCTCTTCGGCTCCTTTGAGAACCTCCTCCCTGCTCTCAGGCGCGGCTCATGCCTTCTCTCAGCCAACATTGATACAGTGGTCAAGCCCAATGTTGCGTTCCTGCGAGAGTGCGGGCTAGGTGACTGTGACATTGCCAAGTTGTGCATCGCCGAGCCATGGCTGCTCGCCTCAAACGTAGAGTGCGTGTGGGAAATGGTGGCACGCGCCCAAGGTATTGGTGTGCCCTGTGTCTCTCGGATGTTCAGGCACGCGTTGCGGGCTGTTGCATTCCTTAGCAAGGAGAAAATCGCCGCCAAAGTGGAGCACTTGAAGAAGACGTTCAGGTGGTCTGATGCCGAGGTGGGCATTGCTTTGTCCAAGCTTCCAATTGTGCTGGTGAGGTCTAACCAGATGCTGGAGAGCAGGTCAGAGTTCCTAATCTCTGAGGTGGGGTTTGAGCCAGCATACATTGCTCATCATCCGGCATTGCTCACGTACAGCCTGGAGGGCCGGATCATACCCCGGTACTATGTTGTAAAGTTTCTTAAGGAAAATGGACTGCTGGATCACAACCGGAGCTACTATTCTGCAGTCATGGTGATGGAGAAAGTATTCGTGGACAAGTACATATGCCCTCACAAGGAAGTTGCACCATACCTTGCTGAAGACTATGATGCCGCTTGCAGAGGGGAGGTGTCAACTAGATTCAAATTTACATGAAAAATGGTAACAGTACGGCACAACAAATTTCTTACATTCTGCGTTATGCTATTCATTCCTGATTTGGTGTTATTGGCCTAACTGAATTGTAGCTGTCTGCTATTGATAATCTATAGTATGTTTGTTACATGCTGATTTGATGGTGCTAGTCTAGGATGAAATTGGCAATTTGATTTGAGAGTATTGGAATTCTCATTATGACATTCAATTAGAGAAGAAAGCATGGTACTACTGCTTTGACGTACATATTGGATTTACGGGAATCTTTGTGAAAACCATGGAGCGGCTGCTCCAGCCACGGATACCCTTCATTTCCACCTCAAGACAGGAACCATGTCAGAAAAAGCACTGCAAAGTACTCCccccgtaaacaaatataagagcgtttagatcgctactttagtgatctaaacgctcttatatttctttacacagGGAGTACTAAGCACTGTCTGACACATATCCCCACAAAATTACGTTTGAAATGGACGGCGTCCAAGAGTGGAGAAGTGGTTTCATGGAGCTAAAAAAAGTCTCTAAGAACTAATGGAATTAAAGAGAGTGAGAGCAGGACATTCTGCAAATGTTCTCAAATGACCATAGCATTTTCAGGTGCACCTCAATCTATCTTTTCATCGAAGAAGGTTCTCATTTTGGCCAAAGATGACATGGACTTTTAAATTTTCTCCGGATGAAAGTATGTTTGTCACTCCCAAGGATGCAGTTTGGATCTAgtatgttggttgcttgctctagTTCTTCTAAGATGAAAATCTTCGTTCATCCAGCAGTAGCTTTGCTTATAAAACTGTTGTGAAAGCAAGTCATTGTGCACTACTCAGTAGTTTGTATCAGTTTTTCCCCTTATATTCTTTGATTGATGGCCTACTAGTTGATATTTTTCATATGGCTTCTGATGTCAGAACTGAATAGTGCATTAGTTGGCTAGTAGCATTTTTGTTATCGACTTATCCATGTAGAACTATGTAACGGGCATTTTGGAGGCCCTAGTATTTGTGCTACAGAGGCAAATTTCTCAAAAGCAGAGGGCATTTCATATAACAGAACTTTTGTTAAGTTAATCTTAAAATCGGTTATGTCATTTATCTGTCGTACCTTTTTACTAATTTTATTCCATATTAGCACTATGTACATAGATGCTTAGGCATCTGTATTCCATATCAGTATTTGCTTTTTTTGGATGATCTTTTATATTTTCTTTTGTTGTGTCAGCTATGATTTCTTCTAAAGACGTGTATGCTGGCATTGGAGAAAAGAGAATGAACACCTAGCATGTTTCATTTTTTTCGGCTCTGAAAGAATGAAGACTGTCACCTCATCTAAGAGATTATACCACTAATTTTCTCATTTATACCAAATGTCATCTCTTCGTCGCCTGTTTAGTTAAATCTAAGTCTAGATATTGCATAATTATAGATCTTGCAGAACTTAGAACATAGGAATAGTATACATGTTGTGTACCTCAAATTAAGACCCAAGCTGTGGTGGGGATGTCCATATTTGTCTGTTCCTGATGTTAGGCTTTAGAAGTTGGAAGAAATGAGATCTCAACTGTGTGCTTGCAGTAACACAAAGGAGATTAATCGCAAAGAGATCTGATTTGAAATGAACATCTGTCGTGTGTCCCTTCTCTGGTGCCTAGCTTGTGGAATTATAGGAGCATACTGATTTACTGAATGTAGATGGCGCGTTCTTTCTTTCAGAAGATGTGCTGAAACTGGATGCAGATGCATGGTTCCCTTTTTGTTCTTCCAGGAGATCGACAAAGCAGGGCGCTCGGACTCTGCTATCGTATATGTGATTCTGAAGGTATTTGTGGACTTGACGCCTTGCGTGAAGAAGCCCCTATTTTTGTCCTTTTGAATTTTTCAATTTCAGTAAACCTTCTTTCTAGTATTGTCCTAGAGATTGTTAGTACGCAAGGTGGCACGTGCGTAGCTGCAGCCTGCCTGCTGGATTCGTCAGCTCAACTGAGCCAACCTGAACAAATAAACAAGTTGAATGAACCACCAACATTCGTGCTTTGGTTAATTTGTAGATTGAGCTTCGTGCATTTTTGCTTAAGACATGTTGGACGTAACCAATTGAAAGATCCATGCATGTAAACAATCAATTAGTGTGTGTGCTCTGAATCTGAATCTGATCTGATTAGTTAACTCTGAACCTTTGAGCCACCCAAGTGAAGCTATCTATAGTAACTGCTTAAATGCTACAGCCATGTTTGTTTTACTCGAATCAGAGCTGAAAAATGAACAAGAATCTTAAAACAAAGTTGGTCATTAATGCTAATACGGTAAGAACGTGATGTTTTGTAGTATTCAGCAAATCTTCAAGTATCATTGATGAGTATATCTGCACACTCTGCATCTGTTCTCGATAGCCATTGCAGTTTTCAATGCAATCCTCAGTCTTTCTTTCAGTGAATGAATCTACATTGTTATGTCATGATTTATGCCCAGCAAATGGCTAGAGTATGTACTCTTGGTTCAGCGTGGTATCCAGTCTGCCTAGATGATCTCAGGTGTTACATTTGTAGTCTATGCTATATCAAACCAGAGTTACTTTAGGCAATAACAAATGCAAACTGGCTTCCATTATATGGGATTTATCTTTTAGTGTTGAAAAAATATATCTTCAGAACTATGCCGAGCTTCTACTACTGACCGTTATGAAGATAGTATACTATGTTTTCTCCATACGCTCCCAAAATGGGGCATATTACTGGATGGCAACGAATCTGAAATTTTCTGTCATGAGAAGATTGCTAAATCTATTCTGcatattttttaatttttgtgCATGCTATCTTTTGCTTCCACGGCTTGTGTGCTTCAGAACTCGTGTTTTCATTCAGGCATGTATGTGCTTCATAATCCAAAACTTCTGTTCTCAATTTGTTAGCTTATGAGATGACAACGAAATTGTATCTTGTTACTTCTCTTGCGAAATCAGGTGTGTTTTCTGCTTCATTGGAGTTTTCTTCCTTTCTCTTTGGGCAAGAGGGGGTTcgttttggtaaggctagggtggaattaacacgtacacatcctctttacaccctctgagcctttctgCTTCATTTGAGTTTTCTTCTTTTCTCTTTGGGCtgagtctggtcccagcggtagtaccgctggtgggtcctcagcagtagtaccgctacggtaccaggcccctaccgcgtcgactcgaggggtcatttttcgtgtcggatagtgcggtacttcgcagcggtactagggcggcagtaccgctcatgagcggtagtaccgcccaaccaccgcggcagtaccgctcgggtcTGTCACTCTTCTGCCCTCCagactccacggtagtaccgcccgggggagcggtagtaccgccctttgcGGGgctgttgtgggggggggggggtaacggttggattgttcccccactatataaggaggtcttcttccccaaagttgacctacctcttcccccaaaagctctattgttgctctaagctccattttcgcccgatctccctccctagccaatcaaacttgttgatttgctcgggattgggtgagaaggccccgatctacacttccaccaagagaaatttgattccccccgctaatccctagcggatcttgttactcttgggtgtttgagcaccctagacggttgaggtcaccgcggagccataatccattgtggtgaagctttgtggtgtcgttgggagcctccaattaagttgtggagattgccccaaccttgtttgtaaaggttcggtcgccgccttcaaaggcaccaatagtggaatcacggcagctcgcattgtgtgagggcgtgaggaaaatacggtggccctagtggcttcttggggagcattgtgcctccacacctctctaacggagacgtacttcccttcaaaaggaaagaacttcgataacacatcctcgtcttcaccggctccactcttggttatctcgtgcctttacttgtgcaagcttatttgcgttgtatccattgcttgcttgtgtgcttattgctATTGCATTATATAGattgctcatctagttgcataagtagacaacctactttgatgcaaagtttaatttggtaaagaaaagctaaaaattgttagttgcctattcaccccccctctagtcaactatatcgatcctttcaactggtaccagagccttgtctctttattaaggactttgccgtccgaagagtatggttgacaccgtagacggtggggaggagcactccggtgtgaatctgttctcgtctacggccgatgggggaaccgcggtctctcgtgaggaattcaatgtggctttagacacattgaaaacctccatgacgaccgaggtttaaagcatgtttaacaaattcattgaagggcttaaactatctaccgcaccgttgaaagtgggtgatcccactaacaaggtgacggatgctaactccgacaagggggaagctactagtgaaaaagctccttctactagtggtaagaatggcaccggcatctttgcccatgtggaacctccacctgtttatggtggaccgcttccttctactcatttgaatcatgccggtcctccccctaagattgtgaaaaatgaggattttgattcttgggtctatcgctttaaacgcCATTTgaatcatgttaatactaatctttggagaatcattgaagaaggtttctatccgcatgaccgaagcaacttcacgcctagagaagccgtggaccatcaattcaatgagaatgctctcttcatcatccaagatgcaattccacccgaagatcttccttaCCTCCGGCCCTACGCCGTGGCCAAAGACGCTTGGCACCAAGTCGTttccctctaccggggaagcgcaagcatacaacgctccaactatgaagtggtgcaagatgaagccgacgagtttgccatgaaagaagatgaagaacctcgtgagctttatcggagagtaaccaaactcgcggtctctctccgagatcatgggagc encodes the following:
- the LOC123143031 gene encoding uncharacterized protein isoform X1; its protein translation is MLRLRHTVLSQLLSSSPASPISHLSRLFSAVSPNPSFAVEEYLVATCGLTRPQALKASAKLSHLKSPANPDAVLAFLTGLGLSGADVAALVAKDPQFLCAKVERTLAPVVAGLTGLGLSRSDIAHLVSLSRDKFRCRSMVSNLQYFLHLFGSFENLLPALRRGSCLLSANIDTVVKPNVAFLRECGLGDCDIAKLCIAEPWLLASNVECVWEMVARAQGIGVPCVSRMFRHALRAVAFLSKEKIAAKVEHLKKTFRWSDAEVGIALSKLPIVLVRSNQMLESRSEFLISEVGFEPAYIAHHPALLTYSLEGRIIPRYYVVKFLKENGLLDHNRSYYSAVMVMEKVFVDKYICPHKEVAPYLAEDYDAACRGEVSTRFKFT
- the LOC123143031 gene encoding uncharacterized protein isoform X2 gives rise to the protein MLRLRHTVLSQLLSSSPASPISHLSRLFSAVSPNPSFAVEEYLVATCGLTRPQALKASAKLSHLKSPANPDAVLAFLTGLGLSGADVAALVAKDPQFLCAKVERTLAPVVAGLTGLGLSRSDIAHLVSLSRDKFRCRSMVSNLQYFLHLFGSFENLLPALRRGSCLLSANIDTVVKPNVAFLRECGLGDCDIAKLCIAEPWLLASNVECVWEMVARAQGIGVPCVSRMFRHALRAVAFLSKEKIAAKVEHLKKTFRWSDAEVGIALSKLPIVLVRSNQMLESSLEGRIIPRYYVVKFLKENGLLDHNRSYYSAVMVMEKVFVDKYICPHKEVAPYLAEDYDAACRGEVSTRFKFT